Proteins encoded together in one Camelina sativa cultivar DH55 chromosome 9, Cs, whole genome shotgun sequence window:
- the LOC104713615 gene encoding uncharacterized protein LOC104713615, translating into MASQTNQTVDTTTQANQTVVETKNMETENPPKPQEPLSSCRKRVNDESATFFENLKDHMDEFIHASMDEHKTCFQQTMNKIFGTTFSKTDEKQVEAKEVVAPLQGSSN; encoded by the exons ATGGCTTCACAGACAAATCAAACCGTGGATACCACCACCCAGGCAAATCAAACCGTGGTGGAGACGAAGAACATGGAAACAGAGAACCCACCGAAGCCTCAAGAGCCATTATCATCATGCAGGAAGAGGGTGAATGATGAGAGTGCCACTTTCTTTGAGAACCTCAAGGATCACATGGATGAGTTCATCCATGCCTCAATGGATGAACACAAAACTTGTTTCCAACAGACCATGAACAAG ATATTCGGGACGACCTTTTCGAAGACGGATGAGAAGCAAGTTGAGGCTAAGGAAGTCGTCGCTCCTCTTCAGGGCAGCTCTAActaa